A window of the Oryza brachyantha chromosome 5, ObraRS2, whole genome shotgun sequence genome harbors these coding sequences:
- the LOC102705819 gene encoding putative nuclease HARBI1: MKGIEEHDDYFKQKRNAANVLGQSCLKKVVAAFCIFAYGVPTDALDEYIRIGESTALEALRKFVAGVVEIFGSEYTRMPNEQDTTRLLATGASRGFPGMLGSIDCMHWTLKNYPTAWHGMYKGYKKEPTIILDAVASKDLWIWHAFFGMPGSHNDINVFHRSSIFARLAEGKGPQVNYKINGHDYSMGYYLADGRYPSWATFVKTILEPQGNKKKYFAKAQEACRKDVERSFGVLQSRFAIVRGLARLWDEDTIHNITTACIIMHNMIVEDERDEDDYNFNDMG, encoded by the coding sequence ATGAAAGGTATTGAGGAACATGACGACTATTTTAAGCAAAAGAGGAATGCAGCCAATGTGCTAGGACAATCTTGTCTGAAGAAGGTTGTTGCGgctttttgtatttttgcttATGGAGTACCGACTGATGCTTTGGACGAGTACATTCGTATTGGTGAGAGTACCGCCCTAGAAGCTTTGAGAAAGTTTGTAGCTGGTGTTGTTGAGATTTTTGGCTCGGAGTACACGAGGATGCCTAATGAACAAGATACCACTAGGTTACTTGCAACTGGAGCGAGCAGAGGATTTCCTGGTATGCTTGGGTCCATAGATTGTATGCATTGGACCTTGAAAAATTATCCTACTGCATGGCATGGGATGTACAAGGGATATAAAAAGGAGCCAACAATTATACTGGACGCAGTTGCATCTAAAGATCTATGGATATGGCATGCATTCTTTGGCATGCCTGGTTCACACAATGACATAAATGTGTTTCATAGATCTTCTATATTTGCACGGCTTGCCGAGGGGAAAGGTCCACAAGTTAATTACAAGATCAATGGCCATGATTATTCAATGGGTTATTATCTAGCAGACGGTAGATATCCGTCGTGGGCAACTTTTGTTAAGACCATTCTAGAGCCACAAggtaataagaaaaaatattttgcaaaggCACAAGAAGCGTGTCGAAAGGATGTTGAAAGGTCATTTGGGGTTTTACAATCTCGCTTTGCTATTGTTCGAGGGCTGGCTCGTTTGTGGGATGAAGACACAATCCATAATATTACGACGGCTTGTATCATAATGCATAACATGATTGTTGAAGACGAGCGAGATGAGGATGATTACAACTTCAACGATATGGGATAA